The following proteins are co-located in the Equus caballus isolate H_3958 breed thoroughbred chromosome 15, TB-T2T, whole genome shotgun sequence genome:
- the DUSP2 gene encoding dual specificity protein phosphatase 2, with protein sequence MGLEAARELDCGALGALLREPREAERTLLLDCRPFLAFCRRHVRAARPVPWNALLRRRARGPPAAALACLLPDRALRARLARGELARVVVLDEGSASVAELAPDGPAHVLLAALLHETRAGPTAVCFLRGGFDGFQACCPDLCSESPVPALPPAAAENSRSDARAPFYDQGGPVEILPYLFLGSCSHSADLQGLQACGITAVLNVSASCPNHFEGLLHYKSIPVEDNQMVEISAWFQEAIGFIDSVKNSGGRVLVHCQAGISRSATICLAYLIQSRRVRLDEAFDFVKQRRGVISPNFSFMGQLLQFETQVLCH encoded by the exons ATGGGGCTGGAGGCGGCGCGCGAGCTGGACTGCGGGGCGCTGGGTGCGCTGCTGCGGGAGCCAAGGGAGGCCGAGCGCACGCTGCTGCTCGACTGCCGGCCCTTCTTGGCCTTCTGCCGGCGCCACGTGCGCGCCGCGCGGCCGGTGCCTTGGAACGCACTCCTGCggcgccgcgcgcgcggcccgcccgccgccgccctcGCCTGTCTGCTGCCCGACCGCGCGCTACGGGCGCGCCTGGCCCGCGGGGAGCTGGCGCGGGTCGTGGTGTTGGATGAAGGCAGCGCCTCGGTAGCCGAGCTCGCGCCCGACGGCCCGGCCCACGTGCTGCTCGCCGCGCTGCTGCACGAGACCCGCGCCGGGCCCACCGCCGTGTGCTTCCTGCGAG GAGGCTTCGATGGCTTCCAGGCCTGCTGTCCCGATCTGTGCTCCGAATCCCCCGTCCCGGCACTGCCGCCTGCTGCGGCCGAAAACAGCCGCTCCGACGCCAGGGCTCCCTTCTATGACCAG GGCGGCCCTGTGGAGATCTTGCCCTACCTGTTCCTGGGCAGCTGCAGCCACTCGGCGGACCTGCAGGGGCTGCAGGCTTGTGGCATCACAGCTGTGCTCAACGTCTCTGCCAGCTGCCCCAACCACTTTGAGGGCCTTTTGCACTACAAGAGCATCCCGGTGGAGGACAACCAGATGGTGGAGATCAGTGCCTGGTTCCAGGAGGCCATAGGCTTTATTG ACTCTGTGAAGAACAGCGGAGGCCGGGTGCTGGTACACTGCCAGGCGGGCATCTCGCGCTCCGCCACCATCTGCCTGGCCTACCTGATACAGAGCCGCcgcgtgcggctggacgaggcctTCGACTTTGTTAAGCAACGCCGGGGAGTCATCTCTCCCAACTTCAGTTTCATGGGGCAGCTGCTACAGTTTGAGACTCAAGTGCTGTGTCACTGA